TTACGATTATGGACATTACTTGTAGCTAGTATAGTATTCTACTCATCTTGGCATATTCAATACTTGCCGTTACTTTTGGTACTTACTTTTATTAACTTTCGTATAGGTCTAGAAATTGGCAAAAATACCTCACCAGGTAAACATTCCCAAGACTGGCAAATTTCTAATGAAGAGTGGCAAATATCCCAATCTGACTGGAATCTGAACCGTCTTAAGCTTTTGTGGTTTGGTGTAATCTTAAATGTAGGACTCCTATTAAGTTTTAAGTATCTACCTATTTTATTAAAATGGATTTTTAACATACCTTTAAACTCACCAGATGTACCTTTTAAATTAATTACACCCTTGGGAATTTCCTTTTTTACATTTGAGTGTATCGCTTATTTAATAGATGTCTATCGTGGTGCGCCAGCTACTGAGCAATTTTTGAAATTTGCTACCTACAAATTATTTTTCGCTAAACTAATTTCCGGACCAATTACTCGTTACCATAACTTAGCAGTTCAATTCAATACAGCACCATTTCCTAATGTTGATAGATGGGCAGAGGCGTTGTGGTTAATTGCTAGAGGTGCTGTTAAAAAAGGTATTCTGGCAGATAATCTGGGAATTTTTGTTGATTTATGTTTCGGTAATTTGCAAAGAGCAGGTAGTACAGATTTATGGTTAGCTACCTTTGCTTACGGCTTGCAATTATATTTAGATTTTAACGGTTATGTAGATATTGCCCGTGGTAGTGCTTTACTTTTTGGTTTAGTTCTGCCTGAAAATTTTGATTTTCCTTACTTCAGCACCAGCATTGCAGATTTTTGGCGACGTTGGCATATCACCTTGGGTGACTGGTTACGTAATTATCTATACTTTCCTTTGGGCGGTTCCCGTAAGGGTTTGATGCTTACCTGTATCAATTTATTAATTGTGATGCTAGTTGCTGGCATTTGGCACGGTTCCGCTTGGGGTTTTGTGATTTGGGGCGCGTTGCATGGTATAGCCTTAGCTGTTCATCGTCTGACAGATGCCATGAGCGATCGCTTTAAAATCCTGAATCTCTTCTGGCAAAACCCACTAGGTATTATTTTCGCTTGGTTGTTAACCCAGTTTATGGTTTTCACATCCTGGATTTGGTTCCGTCTTCCCAACCTTCAAGATTCTGCTTTAGTCGTACAGCACCTTTGGGGTCATACTGCTGATGCACAATTTGCCGAAAAAGTCTATGTTGAAGCGTTGAACAGTAACCAACAGGAACTATGTTTGTTATTGGTAGTTCTAGCTGTATTTATGAGTATAACCTATGCCTTTAAGCGAGGGATGAAGTTAGAGTTTAGCTGGCCTATCAAACTTGTTTTTGTCCCTTTATGCTTCTACGCCGTATGGTTACTAGCTCCTGAAGGCAGTTTACCTTATATCTATTTTGATTTTTAGTAATATTTACAGCAGCCTTCATTTTAGTGCAAGGCTTTTTGATGACAATTTGTAGCTCATTTACCTGCCATATGCTGTATCTATAGCTTTTGGCGATCGCTCCAAGGGATGTGGAGGTGAAGGTGATTTTGATTAGCGTTTTATTTTCTGTAAATCTGAATACATTAGTAAAACATATAACTGATATAATAAATACTAATTTTAATTATCTTTACAAAAATCAACTTATATTTTAATGTTAAATACAGATAGGCAAAAAAACCTATCAACATCATAAGAAAATAAAGCACTCATAAAATGACCACAACCATTCAACAGCGTTCAACCGCTAACGTATGGGATCGCTTTTGCGAGTGGATCACCAGCACCGAAAACCGTATCTACATCGGTTGGTTCGGCGTACTGATGATTCCTACCCTGTTAGCTGCTACTACCTGCTTCATAATTGCATTTATCGCTGCGCCTCCCGTTGACATCGACGGTATCCGTGAGCCAGTTGCAGGTTCTTTAATATACGGAAACAACATCATCTCTGGTGCAGTTGTTCCTTCTTCTAACGCTATTGGTTTGCACTTCTACCCAATCTGGGAAGCAGCTTCCTTAGATGAGTGGTTGTACAACGGCGGTCCTTACCAATTGGTAATTTTCCACTTCTTGATCGGTTGCGCTTGCTACTTAGGTCGTCAGTGGGAATTGTCTTACCGCTTAGGTATGCGTCCTTGGATCTGTGTAGCTTACTCTGCACCTTTGGCATCTGCTACCGCAGTATTCTTGATCTACCCAATCGGTCAAGGTTCATTCTCCGACGGTATGCCTTTGGGTATCTCCGGTACATTCAACTTCATGATCGTGTTCCAAGCTGAACACAACATCTTGATGCACCCCTTCCATATGTTGGGTGTAGCTGGTGTATTCGGTGGTTCCTTGTTCTCTGCAATGCACGGTTCTTTGGTAACTTCCTCCTTGGTTCGTGAAACAACCGAAACCGAATCTCAAAACTACGGTTACAAATTCGGTCAAGAAGAAGAAACCTACAACATCGTTGCTGCTCACGGTTACTTCGGTCGCTTGATTTTCCAATACGCTTCATTCAACAACAGCCGTTCCTTACACTTCTTCTTGGCTGCATGGCCAGTAGTTGGTATCTGGTTCACCGCTTTGGGCATCAGCACCATGGCGTTCAACTTGAACGGTTTCAACTTCAACCAATCCATCATTGATTCTCAAGGTCGTGTAATCGGTACTTGGGCTGATGTAATCAACCGCGCTAACTTGGGTATGGAAGTAATGCACGAGCGCAACGCTCACAACTTCCCCTTAGACTTGGCTGCTGGTGAAGTTGCTCCTGTTGCTTTGACTGCTCCTGCAATCAACGGCTAATCTGAAAGATTCAGATAATTAAAAGATACCCCCCATAAATGGGGGGTATTATTGTTTTGGGCGAGAAAAACAAACTTAGGTTGGCTTGACGAAACTCAACATTATTAAAGCTGCCGTTGGGTTGCAACTGCCCACGCTGTTTATCTTATGTAAAAATTTAGATAGAAATATAGATATAAAACTCTTATTTGATTTTTGTTCAAAAATCGGTACATCTTAATTTTCTAAAATCCTCTTGCCTGCCTACACAGGTAAGTACCTGAGCAAAATTAATTTAACATTTTTTTTGGAACAAACAAAAATTTCTGAACCAAGAATCCCCGCACCTTTAGGTCGGGGAGTGTCAAATAGGACATCTTTTGTACATGGAAAATAAACTAGTCGACGGCTCTTCTCATCACATAGCAGACATATATATTCAACTATAAAATCAAGGAAATCTGACTTTAGGCCAGTTCATACTAGCAGTTCAATCTGGTTTAATTGTTACTAAGCTTATGAAGTAAAAAATAGAAAAATTCTAGCTAAATTTGGCAAATTAATTGTTCCACTTCCCTGTATTCATAAGTGTTTAACTTGTAACCGCACAGTCCATTTAGTATAAAAAAGCTAGATACAGCTTGCCATACAGTCAATTATCGAGGAAGACAAATGTCACACAGCCCTGGACTGTACATTATACTCGTCAGTGTTCACGGTTTAATTAGAGGTCATAATCTAGAGTTAGGAAGAGATGCCGATACTGGCGGACAAACAAAATATGTGGTCGAACTTGCCAATACATTAGCCAAAAACTCGCAAGTAGAAAGAGTTGATTTAGTGACTCGGTTGGTCAATGATCCTAAAGTTAGTCCTGACTATGCCCAACCAATAGAAATACTTTCAGACAAAGCCCAAATTATTCGCCTTGCTTGCGGACCACGTCGCTATATCCGCAAAGAAGTTCTCTGGCCACATTTAGATACCTTTGCAGATGAATTGCTGCGA
This genomic interval from Anabaena sphaerica FACHB-251 contains the following:
- a CDS encoding MBOAT family O-acyltransferase, giving the protein MKFISIFYGLFLLSILGIYWTVAEQKLRLWTLLVASIVFYSSWHIQYLPLLLVLTFINFRIGLEIGKNTSPGKHSQDWQISNEEWQISQSDWNLNRLKLLWFGVILNVGLLLSFKYLPILLKWIFNIPLNSPDVPFKLITPLGISFFTFECIAYLIDVYRGAPATEQFLKFATYKLFFAKLISGPITRYHNLAVQFNTAPFPNVDRWAEALWLIARGAVKKGILADNLGIFVDLCFGNLQRAGSTDLWLATFAYGLQLYLDFNGYVDIARGSALLFGLVLPENFDFPYFSTSIADFWRRWHITLGDWLRNYLYFPLGGSRKGLMLTCINLLIVMLVAGIWHGSAWGFVIWGALHGIALAVHRLTDAMSDRFKILNLFWQNPLGIIFAWLLTQFMVFTSWIWFRLPNLQDSALVVQHLWGHTADAQFAEKVYVEALNSNQQELCLLLVVLAVFMSITYAFKRGMKLEFSWPIKLVFVPLCFYAVWLLAPEGSLPYIYFDF
- the psbA gene encoding photosystem II q(b) protein; the encoded protein is MTTTIQQRSTANVWDRFCEWITSTENRIYIGWFGVLMIPTLLAATTCFIIAFIAAPPVDIDGIREPVAGSLIYGNNIISGAVVPSSNAIGLHFYPIWEAASLDEWLYNGGPYQLVIFHFLIGCACYLGRQWELSYRLGMRPWICVAYSAPLASATAVFLIYPIGQGSFSDGMPLGISGTFNFMIVFQAEHNILMHPFHMLGVAGVFGGSLFSAMHGSLVTSSLVRETTETESQNYGYKFGQEEETYNIVAAHGYFGRLIFQYASFNNSRSLHFFLAAWPVVGIWFTALGISTMAFNLNGFNFNQSIIDSQGRVIGTWADVINRANLGMEVMHERNAHNFPLDLAAGEVAPVALTAPAING